From the Nodularia sp. NIES-3585 genome, one window contains:
- a CDS encoding ATP-binding protein, whose translation MFKVKRLQLQGLHKLQVATVTSLIAVLVGVLVLLGWFFDLEFLKRFGDTSLVTMKPNAAVGFLLSGASLWMLQMGESKRDSSSIAYLRWSRICAATVTLIGLLTISQYLFGWNLGIDELIFPDQPNAIFTSHPGRMGLNSALNFILVGIALEILAHSKNRRSYWYVQIFALISAVISLQVLISYAYKVQLFSRIASYTTSMALHTAITFIILAVGILWTRPDQGLMQVVMSNTYGGLIARRFLLVAMAIPLILGWLILQGQLAGQYGSAFAISLFAMILIVIFAIFIWQSSSVISRLCRQQDETQKKLRAYEKKLRSFVDANIIGIKFGDVYGGIHQANEAFLQMIGYTRDELLTGKLNWNQITPPEHLYLDEQGIAEAQANINGACTPYEKEYIHKDGRRIPVLVGYVLLGENREESVVFILDLSERKQARQQIVQLNKDLQRRIAELQTLFQVIPIGIGIAEDPECQTIKVNPCLAQQLGVSSVENASLSALSQERPTNFQVYRDGRELLPEELPMQYSATHGVEVPEFELDIIHKNGKLVKLLGYVAPLFDEDGNTRGSVGAFLDITERKQVEETIHNQQKWLEDVLNMMPMPLLFIEPETARVTFANRAADKLAGGEFPKGVPLEEYQNFYYCTDAAGNRIPTEEMPGVRVARGECLDGLEVDWHINDCVYSLMIFADILPAMHGHPATCIAAFQDITHLKEIEKARTLGYKRLQLLFHTANELLSSQQPLALIHSFYEKLAEQIGLDVYVNYLVEEDSQVMRLASFTGFSEDIAQECEWLNFGESVCGTVAQERRPIYIENAQQSTDPKTALLRRLGITACYSYPLIASERFLGTLCFGSRSCSRFTENQQGMMQAVCDQIAIAMERASLITSLQKQTEQLREANRMKDEFLAILSHELRSPLNAILGWAQLLRSRKLSEIQMAKAMETIERNARTQTQLVEDLLDISRMIRGKLHLNVSTCDLVPLIESAIETVNLAAQAKEIDLSLSLIPSPEMQQDHSRFLVAGDVERLQQIIWNLLSNAIKFTPTGGRVEISLSASVEHGEELPKTITRYAQIQVKDTGIGIKPEFLPYVFDRFRQADSSSTRSYGGLGLGLAIVHHLVELHGGTIYVDSRGEEQGATFTVKLPLLLQSQGAISDSVRRTNVDFAHPAQIPSLLGVRVLVVDDEIDTRDFITTVLQQCQAEVKAVASVREALQVILEWKPDVLVSDIAMPEEDGYSLIRQVRSQPPEQGGKIPAAALTAYARAEDRTRAIQEGYQLHLPKPIEPAELATVVASLVIRNS comes from the coding sequence ATGTTCAAAGTCAAGCGCTTGCAACTGCAAGGTTTACATAAATTACAAGTAGCAACAGTTACAAGTTTGATTGCGGTTTTAGTGGGTGTCTTAGTACTGTTAGGCTGGTTTTTTGACCTCGAATTTCTCAAGAGGTTTGGCGATACCAGTTTAGTGACAATGAAGCCCAATGCAGCTGTCGGCTTTTTACTATCTGGTGCATCGTTGTGGATGTTGCAGATGGGTGAAAGTAAAAGGGACAGTTCCAGCATTGCTTACTTACGCTGGTCTAGGATTTGTGCCGCAACTGTGACCTTGATTGGTTTACTGACAATCAGTCAATATTTGTTCGGCTGGAATTTGGGCATTGACGAGTTAATATTCCCAGATCAACCGAATGCTATATTTACATCCCATCCAGGGCGAATGGGGTTAAATAGTGCCTTAAACTTTATATTGGTGGGCATAGCTCTAGAAATTTTGGCGCATTCAAAAAATCGTCGTAGTTATTGGTATGTGCAAATTTTTGCCCTGATCAGTGCTGTAATTTCTTTACAGGTATTAATTAGCTATGCCTATAAAGTACAACTGTTTTCCCGTATTGCCTCATACACAACATCAATGGCATTACATACGGCAATCACCTTTATTATACTTGCTGTAGGCATTCTGTGGACGCGTCCAGATCAAGGATTAATGCAAGTAGTAATGAGTAATACTTACGGGGGCTTAATTGCGCGTCGTTTCTTACTGGTTGCGATGGCAATACCATTAATTTTAGGTTGGTTAATCCTCCAAGGTCAATTAGCCGGACAATACGGTTCAGCATTTGCCATCTCACTATTTGCCATGATCTTAATAGTGATTTTTGCGATTTTTATTTGGCAAAGTTCATCTGTGATTTCCCGCCTGTGTCGTCAACAGGATGAAACGCAGAAAAAACTCAGGGCATATGAAAAAAAACTCAGAAGTTTCGTAGATGCTAATATAATTGGGATTAAATTTGGTGATGTGTATGGAGGCATTCATCAGGCGAACGAAGCATTTTTGCAGATGATTGGCTACACACGAGATGAGCTGTTAACAGGCAAGTTAAATTGGAACCAGATCACACCGCCAGAACATTTATACTTAGATGAGCAAGGAATCGCCGAAGCCCAAGCAAATATTAACGGTGCTTGTACGCCCTATGAAAAAGAATATATTCACAAAGATGGTAGGCGGATTCCGGTTTTAGTCGGCTATGTGCTGCTAGGCGAAAACCGAGAAGAATCCGTAGTGTTTATTCTCGACTTAAGCGAACGCAAGCAAGCAAGACAACAAATAGTTCAACTAAACAAGGATTTACAGCGGCGGATCGCGGAATTACAAACCTTATTTCAAGTTATCCCCATTGGGATTGGGATTGCGGAAGATCCTGAGTGCCAAACTATCAAAGTTAATCCCTGTTTGGCGCAACAATTGGGAGTTTCATCAGTTGAAAATGCTTCTCTGAGCGCTCTGAGTCAAGAAAGACCGACAAATTTTCAAGTTTACCGCGATGGTAGGGAATTGTTACCAGAAGAACTGCCGATGCAGTATTCTGCCACTCACGGTGTTGAAGTTCCAGAATTTGAACTGGATATTATCCATAAAAATGGCAAACTCGTGAAGTTGCTGGGGTACGTGGCTCCATTGTTTGATGAGGATGGTAACACTCGTGGTAGCGTCGGGGCATTTTTAGATATCACGGAGCGTAAACAAGTAGAAGAAACCATCCACAATCAGCAAAAATGGCTAGAAGATGTGTTAAACATGATGCCTATGCCATTACTGTTTATTGAACCAGAGACGGCGCGGGTAACCTTTGCTAATCGAGCGGCTGATAAATTAGCTGGAGGTGAGTTTCCCAAAGGTGTACCACTCGAAGAATATCAAAATTTTTACTACTGCACAGATGCAGCGGGAAATCGCATCCCTACCGAGGAAATGCCGGGGGTAAGAGTTGCCCGTGGGGAATGTTTAGACGGATTGGAGGTAGACTGGCACATAAATGACTGTGTGTACTCTCTGATGATATTTGCTGATATCCTCCCAGCAATGCACGGTCATCCAGCTACCTGTATAGCAGCTTTCCAAGACATTACTCATCTCAAGGAAATAGAAAAAGCTAGGACATTAGGCTACAAAAGGCTACAGTTGCTCTTTCACACAGCCAACGAGCTATTATCTAGCCAGCAGCCCTTAGCACTGATTCACAGCTTCTACGAAAAACTGGCTGAACAGATTGGTTTGGATGTTTACGTTAACTATTTAGTTGAGGAAGACTCTCAGGTAATGCGTCTAGCGTCATTTACAGGCTTTTCTGAAGATATCGCCCAAGAATGTGAGTGGCTGAATTTTGGTGAATCAGTGTGCGGTACTGTAGCCCAAGAACGCCGTCCTATTTATATAGAAAATGCTCAACAATCAACTGATCCAAAAACAGCATTACTGCGGAGATTAGGGATTACAGCTTGTTATAGTTACCCATTAATAGCATCGGAACGGTTTTTGGGTACTCTGTGTTTTGGTAGCCGCAGTTGCTCTCGTTTCACTGAAAATCAACAAGGCATGATGCAAGCAGTGTGTGATCAAATTGCGATCGCCATGGAAAGAGCGAGTTTAATTACTTCTTTGCAAAAGCAAACTGAGCAACTGCGAGAAGCTAACCGCATGAAGGATGAATTTTTAGCTATATTATCCCATGAGTTGCGATCGCCCCTGAATGCTATTCTCGGTTGGGCGCAATTATTGCGATCGCGCAAACTCAGCGAAATTCAGATGGCTAAGGCCATGGAAACGATTGAACGCAATGCCAGGACGCAAACTCAGCTAGTAGAAGATTTGCTGGATATCTCCCGGATGATTAGAGGTAAGTTGCATCTCAATGTTTCTACTTGCGATTTGGTTCCGTTGATTGAGTCAGCCATCGAGACAGTCAACCTAGCCGCCCAAGCCAAAGAAATTGATTTGAGTCTTTCCCTGATTCCCTCTCCAGAAATGCAACAGGATCATTCGAGATTTTTAGTTGCTGGTGATGTTGAGCGTTTACAACAAATTATCTGGAATTTATTATCTAATGCCATCAAATTCACACCTACAGGGGGTAGGGTAGAAATTAGCCTTTCTGCGAGCGTTGAGCATGGTGAAGAATTACCAAAAACAATCACTAGGTATGCTCAAATCCAAGTAAAGGATACAGGTATTGGTATTAAGCCGGAATTTCTACCTTATGTTTTTGACCGCTTTCGTCAAGCCGATAGTTCTAGCACGAGGTCTTATGGCGGCTTAGGATTAGGTTTAGCAATCGTGCATCATTTAGTCGAATTGCATGGCGGTACTATTTATGTAGATAGTCGGGGTGAAGAGCAAGGCGCAACCTTTACAGTTAAGTTACCACTGTTGTTACAAAGTCAGGGAGCTATTTCTGATTCTGTCAGGAGGACAAACGTAGATTTTGCTCATCCGGCGCAGATTCCCTCCCTTTTAGGTGTACGGGTGCTGGTTGTCGATGACGAAA
- a CDS encoding glycoside hydrolase family 31 protein, protein MPQYFGKLPVTHQPWTTIGTVQVVNRNERTISFACGDALLTISVLAANLVRVRLAPTGKFIPRRPWAIALDDPEWPIVPFEVRETKATVEIITVQMRVCVQKQNCRITCFDKANRPFAQDADMSMGWRMGAVAGWKKIAPDEHFYGFGERTGFLDKISQVKTNWTVDALDYDALTDAMYQAIPFFMALRPDVGYGIFLNSTFWSQFDMGVAQPDIWKMETHGGELDYYIIYGPEPAQIIRTYTQLTGRMSLPPKWSLGYHQCRWSYDSEKVVRELAREFRQRRIPCDVIHLDIDYMHGYRVFTWSPKRFSNPEKLISDLAEDGFKTVTIIDPGVKYEPEANYHVFDQGIEKDYFVRKADGVLFHGYVWPDKAVFPDFLRTDVGNWWGDLHKSLTDIGVAGIWNDMNEPAIDDRPFGDGGQKIWFPLDAPQGGNANNFQSKIQNPKSKIDVTHEEVHNLYGLMMAKSSHQGLTRHRPTERSLVLTRAGYAGVQRWSAVWMGDNQSLWEHLEMSLPMLCNMGLSGVAFVGCDIGGFAGNATPELFARWMQVGMLYPLMRGHSALSTARHEPWVFGNLVENICREYINLRYQLLPYIYNLFWEAVTTGAPIIRPLLYHFPNDPQTYSLYDQVFLGASLMAAPIYRPGVEHRCVYLPDGIWYDWWSGERYAGKTHILAHAPLEKMPLYVRSGAIIPMQPVTQYVDSNPLEYIRLRIWPGHGRYSFFEDDGHTFEYENQNSSLTNISIFTQGNQTTVEIGDREGKWTPTPREVIVELVGVGEQRFPDDGRGKSLKF, encoded by the coding sequence ATGCCGCAGTATTTTGGAAAACTACCAGTTACTCACCAACCTTGGACAACTATTGGCACGGTGCAAGTTGTTAATAGAAACGAGCGCACTATCAGTTTTGCCTGTGGTGATGCACTGCTGACAATCAGCGTACTTGCGGCCAATTTAGTCCGTGTACGCCTAGCACCAACAGGAAAATTTATACCCCGCCGTCCTTGGGCGATCGCATTAGATGATCCAGAATGGCCAATAGTGCCTTTTGAGGTGAGGGAAACTAAAGCAACGGTAGAAATTATTACAGTCCAAATGCGTGTATGTGTGCAGAAGCAAAACTGCCGGATTACCTGCTTTGACAAAGCTAATCGTCCATTTGCCCAAGATGCAGATATGAGTATGGGTTGGCGCATGGGTGCTGTTGCAGGATGGAAGAAAATTGCCCCCGATGAACATTTTTATGGCTTTGGTGAACGCACAGGTTTTCTGGATAAAATTAGCCAAGTTAAAACTAACTGGACTGTTGATGCTTTAGATTACGATGCCCTGACTGATGCAATGTACCAAGCTATCCCGTTTTTTATGGCTTTGCGTCCTGATGTGGGTTACGGTATCTTTTTAAATTCTACCTTCTGGAGTCAGTTTGATATGGGTGTGGCACAACCTGATATCTGGAAGATGGAAACTCATGGTGGTGAATTAGATTATTACATTATTTATGGCCCTGAACCGGCTCAAATTATCCGTACATATACACAGTTGACTGGGCGGATGTCCCTACCGCCAAAATGGTCTTTGGGCTATCATCAATGTCGTTGGAGTTACGACTCAGAAAAGGTAGTGCGGGAACTAGCGCGAGAATTTCGCCAGCGTCGCATTCCTTGCGATGTCATTCACCTTGATATTGACTATATGCACGGTTATCGTGTGTTTACTTGGAGTCCTAAACGCTTCTCAAATCCCGAAAAATTAATTAGTGATTTGGCTGAAGATGGTTTTAAAACAGTCACAATTATTGATCCGGGTGTGAAGTATGAACCAGAAGCTAATTATCACGTTTTTGACCAAGGAATAGAGAAAGATTATTTTGTGCGTAAAGCTGATGGCGTTTTATTTCACGGCTATGTTTGGCCTGATAAGGCGGTGTTTCCTGACTTTTTGCGGACTGATGTGGGTAATTGGTGGGGTGATTTACACAAAAGTTTAACTGATATCGGTGTGGCAGGAATTTGGAACGATATGAATGAACCTGCTATTGATGATCGTCCTTTTGGGGATGGTGGTCAAAAAATCTGGTTTCCTTTAGATGCACCCCAGGGAGGAAATGCAAATAACTTTCAATCTAAAATCCAAAATCCAAAATCTAAAATTGATGTGACTCATGAAGAGGTGCATAATTTATATGGTTTGATGATGGCTAAATCATCTCATCAAGGTTTGACGCGCCATCGTCCTACAGAGCGATCGCTTGTGTTAACGCGAGCAGGTTATGCTGGTGTACAGCGTTGGTCTGCTGTATGGATGGGAGATAACCAATCTTTGTGGGAGCATTTGGAAATGTCCTTACCGATGCTTTGCAATATGGGACTTTCGGGTGTGGCTTTTGTGGGTTGCGATATTGGCGGCTTTGCAGGTAACGCTACACCGGAATTATTCGCCCGTTGGATGCAAGTAGGAATGCTTTATCCTTTAATGCGTGGTCATTCAGCTTTATCTACGGCTCGTCATGAACCTTGGGTATTTGGAAACCTAGTTGAAAATATCTGTAGAGAATATATTAATCTGCGTTACCAACTATTACCATACATTTACAATCTTTTCTGGGAAGCAGTCACAACAGGCGCACCGATTATCAGACCATTACTATATCATTTTCCTAACGATCCTCAAACTTACAGCCTCTACGATCAGGTGTTCCTAGGTGCGTCGCTGATGGCTGCACCAATTTACCGCCCTGGTGTTGAGCATCGCTGTGTTTACTTGCCTGATGGTATTTGGTATGACTGGTGGTCTGGTGAACGTTACGCAGGAAAAACTCACATTCTGGCTCATGCACCACTAGAAAAAATGCCTCTTTATGTTCGTAGTGGTGCAATCATCCCAATGCAACCTGTGACTCAATACGTTGACTCAAATCCACTGGAATATATCCGTTTACGGATTTGGCCTGGTCATGGGAGATATAGTTTTTTTGAAGATGATGGACACACCTTTGAGTATGAAAATCAAAATTCTTCTTTAACTAATATAAGTATATTTACACAAGGCAACCAAACTACCGTAGAAATTGGGGACAGAGAAGGAAAATGGACACCGACACCGCGTGAAGTAATTGTAGAACTTGTTGGCGTGGGTGAGCAGCGTTTCCCAGATGATGGTCGGGGAAAGAGCCTAAAATTTTGA
- a CDS encoding FAD-dependent oxidoreductase codes for MQNDSGKTTSIWMTTADVPDQSVLTENIHADVCIVGAGMAGMSTAYMLSREGKSVVVLDDGPIGGGQTCRTTAHLSNVLSHYYYELEDIHGQERTRQIAESHTKAIDTIQAIASREQIDCDFERLNGYLFPPDRQSVDEMERELAAAHRAGLTSVELVPQAPVDGFDTGMCLHFPHQGQFDPLKYLAGLAQAIQRRGGKIYTGTHVKKITGGLTARVETSNGQVVTADAVVVATNSPISNLATMHFKQAAYMTFVIGIKVPRGSITKALYWDTLDPYHYIRLQNLDEQYDVLIVGGEDHKTGQANDADARYARLEVWTRERFPMATQRLFRWSGQVMNADDGIAYIGKNPLDEDNIYIATGDTGLGMTHSTIAGILLNDLILGRKNTWAEIYDPLRTRIGATGDFVSENINIATQYLDWITPGEVDSVEKIPAGTGAVVRQGLTKIAAYRDENGTLHEHSAVCSHLKCIVAWNSSEETWDCPCHGSRFDAKGKVINGPAIDGLAPVYQKQT; via the coding sequence ATGCAAAACGACTCTGGGAAAACAACTTCTATTTGGATGACCACAGCAGATGTACCAGATCAATCTGTACTGACTGAAAATATTCATGCTGATGTGTGCATCGTCGGTGCAGGGATGGCGGGGATGTCCACTGCTTATATGTTAAGTCGTGAAGGTAAATCAGTAGTGGTGCTAGATGATGGACCTATTGGTGGGGGTCAAACTTGCCGGACAACGGCGCACCTCTCGAATGTCTTGTCTCATTACTACTATGAACTCGAAGATATCCACGGACAAGAGCGGACAAGACAGATTGCCGAAAGTCATACTAAAGCAATTGATACTATACAGGCGATCGCATCTCGTGAACAAATCGACTGTGACTTTGAGCGACTCAACGGTTATCTCTTTCCCCCTGACCGGCAATCTGTGGATGAGATGGAACGAGAATTAGCCGCAGCACATCGCGCCGGACTAACGAGTGTGGAACTTGTCCCACAAGCACCAGTAGATGGCTTTGATACCGGAATGTGTCTGCACTTTCCTCACCAAGGACAATTTGACCCGCTGAAATACCTAGCCGGATTAGCGCAAGCAATTCAACGCCGGGGCGGGAAAATTTATACAGGAACCCACGTAAAAAAAATTACAGGTGGTCTAACCGCCCGTGTGGAAACCAGCAATGGTCAAGTAGTCACAGCTGATGCTGTAGTTGTAGCCACCAATTCCCCAATTAGTAATTTAGCTACCATGCACTTCAAGCAGGCGGCTTACATGACATTTGTGATTGGGATCAAAGTTCCTCGCGGTTCAATTACCAAAGCCCTTTACTGGGATACTCTCGACCCCTATCACTACATCCGCCTGCAAAATCTGGATGAGCAATATGATGTTTTAATTGTAGGTGGCGAAGACCACAAAACCGGACAAGCTAATGATGCTGATGCCCGATATGCCAGACTAGAAGTGTGGACAAGAGAACGTTTCCCAATGGCGACACAGAGGTTATTTCGCTGGTCGGGTCAGGTAATGAACGCTGATGATGGCATTGCCTACATTGGCAAAAACCCCCTAGATGAGGATAATATCTACATCGCCACTGGTGATACAGGTTTGGGCATGACCCACAGTACTATTGCCGGGATACTGCTGAATGATCTAATTTTGGGGCGAAAAAATACCTGGGCTGAGATTTACGACCCATTAAGAACCAGAATTGGCGCAACAGGTGATTTTGTCTCTGAGAATATTAACATTGCTACTCAGTATTTAGATTGGATTACACCAGGGGAAGTTGATTCTGTCGAAAAGATTCCCGCCGGGACAGGTGCAGTAGTGCGTCAGGGTTTAACTAAAATCGCCGCCTACCGAGACGAAAACGGCACTTTACATGAGCATTCCGCAGTCTGTAGCCACTTAAAATGTATTGTCGCCTGGAATTCTTCAGAAGAAACTTGGGATTGTCCTTGTCATGGTTCGCGGTTTGATGCTAAGGGTAAGGTAATTAATGGCCCGGCGATTGATGGGCTTGCGCCTGTATATCAGAAGCAAACCTGA
- the msrA gene encoding peptide-methionine (S)-S-oxide reductase MsrA — protein MEKATFGAGCFWGVEAAFRKVEGVKSTSVGYMGGHFPNPCYLDVLSRITGHAEVVQVEYDPESVSYDDLLAIFWDIHDPTTLNRQGADKGEQYRSVIFCHNAHHLEMAQQSKAKLQMSGKFEQKIVTQIKSASEYYLATAEHQQYFEKKGRH, from the coding sequence ATGGAAAAAGCGACCTTTGGTGCTGGCTGTTTTTGGGGAGTGGAGGCAGCATTTCGCAAAGTGGAAGGAGTAAAATCAACCTCAGTCGGCTATATGGGTGGGCATTTTCCTAACCCGTGTTATTTAGATGTGTTATCGAGAATCACAGGTCATGCGGAAGTAGTGCAGGTGGAGTATGACCCAGAATCTGTAAGTTATGATGATTTGTTGGCGATATTTTGGGATATTCATGACCCGACAACTCTTAACCGCCAAGGCGCAGATAAAGGAGAACAATACAGGTCTGTGATATTTTGCCACAACGCGCATCATTTAGAAATGGCGCAGCAATCAAAGGCAAAACTTCAAATGTCGGGAAAATTTGAGCAAAAGATTGTTACCCAAATCAAATCTGCAAGTGAATACTATTTAGCTACAGCAGAACATCAGCAATATTTTGAAAAGAAGGGACGGCATTAA